The following are encoded in a window of Mycobacterium vicinigordonae genomic DNA:
- a CDS encoding TetR/AcrR family transcriptional regulator, whose protein sequence is MSSDALATTSETAATSAQTQPPADRMPRNRRQEETFRKVLAAAMETMRENSFADLTVRMVAARAKVAPATAYTYFSSKNHLIAEVYLDLVRQVPYFTDVNDPMRTRVEQALRHLALVVADEPEVGAACTAALLGGGTDPAVRAVRDRIGAEIHRRIASAIGPGAEAGTVSALQMAFFGALVQAGSGEITYHEIADRLAGVVNLILTGAGFGNRAEKDGDA, encoded by the coding sequence GTGTCCAGCGATGCCCTGGCTACGACGTCGGAGACAGCAGCGACGTCGGCCCAGACCCAGCCCCCCGCAGACCGGATGCCGCGCAACCGGCGGCAGGAGGAAACTTTCCGCAAGGTGCTGGCGGCCGCCATGGAGACGATGCGGGAAAACTCCTTCGCCGACCTGACCGTTCGTATGGTGGCAGCGCGAGCGAAAGTGGCGCCTGCCACCGCATATACGTACTTCTCCTCGAAGAACCATCTGATCGCCGAGGTGTATCTCGACCTGGTCCGGCAGGTCCCGTACTTCACCGATGTCAACGACCCCATGCGTACCCGGGTGGAGCAGGCACTGCGTCATCTGGCGCTGGTGGTCGCCGACGAGCCCGAAGTCGGTGCCGCGTGCACGGCCGCGTTGCTCGGCGGTGGCACCGACCCCGCGGTGCGCGCAGTCCGGGACCGGATCGGGGCCGAGATCCATCGGCGCATCGCGTCGGCGATCGGGCCGGGCGCCGAGGCGGGCACCGTATCCGCCTTGCAGATGGCGTTTTTCGGTGCTTTGGTGCAGGCCGGCAGCGGTGAAATCACCTATCACGAGATCGCCGACCGATTGGCCGGCGTGGTGAATCTCATCCTGACCGGAGCCGGCTTCGGGAACAGGGCGGAAAAGGACGGTGACGCATGA